TCAATAAAATCACTGTAAGGCACTAGCAACAGCATCGGTATGCTTTGTTAATGCATCATCTACCGAACCAAGGCCATCAGCAGCATCCTGAAAATTCTTAGTTTGAACCTCCTCAAACTCAGTGCGAGTCATGGGACCGATAACCGGAAGAGGTACAGGAAAGGGTAACTCAGGGTCAGGATTCGGGTCTGGGTCTGGGTCAGGATTTGGGTTCGGGTCAGGATTCGGATTTGGTTTATCACCGGGCAAAACCTCAGTACCCGGTAAAGGCCACTCTTGAAATCCTCCCGGCGTTCCCGGTAACGCACCAGGTAAAGCCAACCTTCAGGCCAAGCACCTGGTAATTCACCCAGCCAATCATCATATTCTGGTTTTGGCGTATCAACAGGGCGCTTATGGGATGCGAATCCGGCAACTCTTTAGGATAAGGGTTGGTCAAAGGCTTTGGTGGCGCAAATGGTTGTGTTAACGGTTCAATATCTGGAAACCATTTCGGGTCAGGGTGTACTGATGGAATGTCACTGACATCAGGCTCAGGAAACCAAACATCAGGACCAAAATCAGGCGGTGATGCCCAAAATTCGTTAGCAAATTGTTCATCAGAAATCTTGACGCCAGCGCGTTGTAGGTCACCGTCATTAATAAACAATACGCCATGATGGCTAGGATTTTTTATCAACAGACACCCATACATGCCAACCGTTATCGTATTCGAGATATTCAGAACCAGAAGCTTGAGCAGCGGATTGCTGAAGTGCAAAACAACCCTCTAAACTATATGCAACACCATAAGAGCCTGAACTTATTATTTCGACACTGAATAAAATTAGTGGACACTTTTTCAGTATTTAAGACACCGACCTCAGTAGCAACATATCCTAATGCTGTAAATACAATCGCCCATTTAGCCGATGATTTAGCATGCTTTAGCCAATTCGATTTCGTCGAACTTGCATTACACGCAAAGACAGGGTCGTTAGCTGCCCAAGGTTTTTACCACATATCGACTTAGAGACAATCTTGTCAGTCGCAACTGAAACGGCGACACCGCAACGATATCGAGAGCAACACCAGCGAACAAAGAAGTGCAGCATTAGCGCGTTGAACTGGAAAATAGAGACAAAGAAGCAAAGTGAATAAACAGCGATTCTTTTAGTAGTAGTTTCATCCCAAACCCACTAGAAAAAGGCGGAAGAACCCGCTTGTAATGAGCTAACGTGAAAACAATTAGCTTGCAGCGGAAGCGATGAAACCTTTGACAAGATTCATGCCTACGGTAACCAAGAACGACAGCGAGAACGGGTGAAACCAGCACCAGCAGCAATGGCCGCATCCGTTAACACCATTCGAGATAGCATCAACAGCCGCTTGGTCAAGTGCCGCATTAGCAGTTGACGAAGCGACAGTCGCAGTCACGGTCATAGCAGTGACAAGAACTTTACGATTTTTCAGAGATGAAGTTTTTGATTGTGTCTTTCATAAAATAATCCTCAATTGGACGTGCAGAAAGGATGATATTGCGTACGTGACGGAATAACATCCCAGTAGTTAAGCCAAAACCAACATACAAGCCTTGCGGAATCACAACGTTGAGAATGAAATTTAACTCATACATTTGAATTGAACCCCATAGCAAAGAGGAGCATATACCCCAAAGCAATATATATTGACTCAGTTGGCAGATTCGCGATTGTTTGGGTTGTTTCTACCATTACCTAAACCTCCAGTAGACACAGAACCCGATTAGGCCGAAAACAACAACGAGGCAAATAATAATGTGAGGAACGGCTGTAATCTTAACTCTATTTAAGTTCTGGAAGGAGAACAGGTGGAAACCAGTCAAAGATACGTGGCGACCTTCATCATTGCCGAAGCTGAACGTTTTGTACTCAACATCGAAATGAGTGCGCTTACCAATAAACTGCTTAAAGTGCTTACCACCTTCGCCGTTATTCCATAGCTCAGGACTGATTTTTACTTCAATAGTGGCAGTGGGATTGGTAGTAATTAGATTTAACTTACCAATTTGAGTTTGCTGACCCGAACCACGGTCAGTTTTGGTCTCTTGGATGATGTCACTATCATCTAGAATCAAACCTTCTAATTTCATCTTTTCGTTTCCTTCTGTTTTCAATTTTAAAGCGGAGTTATTGACACAAGTCCAAGGGCGATTTAGTGAGTCCACTGGACGGGCTAAGCCGTCCAGTGCGCCTCATTAAAGTCGCCAAAGAGCATGAGGCATTCCAACTCTTCGTAATAAGCGCATGCTCATACTCTTCGTAACGTTGCTCGCACATGCGGTGATATTCTTTCTCGCGCTCTAGTGCATCGAAGTAATCAACAACACCCGTCATAATGCGTTTTGAGCGGCTAAAATTTCTCTTTGTTCTCGGTTTCCCAATGACGAAACGAGTGCAAAGAAATACTTTCTAAACATAACGCCAGCAATCTTGCCTTGAGCCGCATCACCGAAGCGAGTGGGCGAATATTCGCCTGACTGCATTAACTTATCGATAGCATCAGGAGCGTCATATTGAACACGGATTGGTTGGTCTTTACGCTTGACGAACACGCCGCCCATTGCGTAACAAAATCCTTCCAATCACCGATATCAGCGGCTTTGCGGATTTTCTCTAATAGAAAATGTTCGGTTTCTGATAGGTCAGATAACACGGTATCGTCCTCTTTGAATTCTTCACGGAATCGGCGCATTTCACGCCAAGCCGTAACGGAAGGGCCACCAATGAATTGAAATTGTTTAACCTGATTAACACGAGACCAAGCAACAACACGCTCAGCAGCATCAATACCATTGAGAGATGAACCTTTGTCTGAATCGATATGTTTACCGTCTATGCTTTTACTTAGATATTTCGCAACATAACCAACCGCGCTACCTTTTGCAGGGTCGATATATTCAGCAGTAAAGCGGTGCTTCTTGGCGCCCAATTCTTTCGGAGAGTCCAAAACGCTAAACGCTTAAACTCACTGACAATGTCACGATGCTCAGGCAGCATGAATAGTAGATAGTGATGATGTGGTGTGCCGTCTTGATGTGGTTCGACAATACGCATGCCATAAACTTTGATATCTTTCTTCGGCAGAATTTTGCCGAGAGATTGCCATGAGATTAGATATTGATGCGCTTCTTTTGTCGGTTTACCAGCGTCAATCCATTTAGATTAACTGACCTTTCGATACGGCATGAAAGCGGCTAGGCTGTCGATGTATAAAACATGGCGCAATAGCCGTTTTCTTTAGCGATTTCCTCAAAACCACGGAGACGCACAAACATTTCACCACGTCGAATATCACGATTTGAAACTGACTTGTCTGAAAGCTCGGCTAACGTAAACCAGTTATCAGCGTTATCAACATCAAATGCGACCGTGTTTTCCAAGGCAATACGATTGAGGAATTACGCACGCTGGCGTAGAACTGAAAAATCAGAGCAATAAACTTGTTTTCGTTGAACAAGCGCCAAGTCTCTCGCGACCTGTTCAACAATGTAGGCGTACTTTTACGAAGTTGACGACGTAAAAGATTTCATCGCAAGCACGGTTAACTAATGAAAAAGTTCGCCATGTAATGCTTTTGATTTCACCAACTCCGGACGGAAACACAGGCCAATAGAATCTAATAATTGCGTAGCAACATGAAAGCGTTTAAATACAGAAGAGCACAACCGCTGGCATCACAAGGAATTGTTCGATTTCACGTTTAAATTGTTTGGACTTGTTATGAGCTAACTGAACTATCTCATCATCGCTCATCGCGGCACTTTTCTGATTAATCAACAAACGCTGATTTGCATCTTCAATAACCTGGAGCGCCTCAAGCGTATGTTTTGTTTCGCACATCTAGAAATGAACGAGTCATGTGACGACTGAAATCTCCGTGTCGATACGTGTTGATATAGAGCGGAGTGCGCCAATCTTCTAAAGTGTTGAACTGAAACAGCCCAACGCTCAGGAAGTTGTAACTTTCCAATGTGCTCACCGAACGCAGATAGGCGAGGTGACAACC
Above is a window of Vibrio taketomensis DNA encoding:
- a CDS encoding replication endonuclease, which codes for MDAGKPTKEAHQYLISWQSLGKILPKKDIKVYGMRIVEPHQDGTPHHHYLLFMLPEHRDIVSEFKRLAFWTLRKNWAPRSTALLLNISTLQKVARLVMLRNI
- a CDS encoding replication endonuclease; translated protein: MDSPKELGAKKHRFTAEYIDPAKGSAVGYVAKYLSKSIDGKHIDSDKGSSLNGIDAAERVVAWSRVNQVKQFQFIGGPSVTAWREMRRFREEFKEDDTVLSDLSETEHFLLEKIRKAADIGDWKDFVTQWAACSSSVKTNQSVFNMTLLMLSIS
- a CDS encoding chemotaxis protein, encoding MKLEGLILDDSDIIQETKTDRGSGQQTQIGKLNLITTNPTATIEVKISPELWNNGEGGKHFKQFIGKRTHFDVEYKTFSFGNDEGRHVSLTGFHLFSFQNLNRVKITAVPHIIICLVVVFGLIGFCVYWRFR
- a CDS encoding replication endonuclease encodes the protein MENTVAFDVDNADNWFTLAELSDKSVSNRDIRRGEMFVRLRGFEEIAKENGYCAMFYTSTA